The genomic DNA CAGCAGCGCGATGGCGATCAGTACGCCCTGCTCGGTGGCGATCATCCGGGCCGGCGCGCGGCGCGGCGCCCCGAGCGCCCGCAGCACGGCGAATTCGGCGGACCGTTCGCGCTGCGATCCGACAACGCTCACCGCGAAGCCGACCGCTGCCAGCGCGGCGGCGACGACCGCCACAGCGAGCAGCGCGGACTGCGGCCCGGCGCCCAGCGGGTCGCCCAGCAGATCCCGGGCCACCTCGTCACGGACCAGGACCTGCGCCGGGTCGGTGTCGGGCTGTGCACGGAGTGCGGCGGCGACCTTCCCGGTCTGGCCGGGATCGGTGCTCAGCCACCATTCGGTGGCGGTGAGGACGGCGTTCGGGCGGTCTGCGAAGACCTGGCCGAGAGCCCTGAGGTCGAGCAGCAGCGCGCCGCCGTCCCGGAGCCGGGACGTCTCGGCGGCAGCGGCGGTGGCGACGCCCGGCCCGGTGGTGGGCAGCTGACGGGTCGTCCGCACGATCTTCACCCGGACCGTTTGGCCGGCCAGCGTGACATCGACGTTCTGCCCCGGCTTCGCTCCGGTCGCCTTCAGGTAGGCGTCGGTGGCGACCCCGCGGAGCGGCTGGGCCTCGGCGTGGGGCGCAGCGGCCCGCAGGTTGAGGGTCGGTACCCCGTAGCCCGTGTCCTCGACCGAAACGGACCCGGTGTCGTATCGGAGCGTCAGCGGGTCCCGGTCGGAGGAGGTCGCGTGGACGCGGGCGCCCGGCTGCGTCTCGTTGAGCAGACTGGTGGTCAGGGCGCCCTGCCAGTCGAACCCGGCCGGGACGGGGACCGGCTGTTCGGTGCCGTCCGCGGTCACGGTCCGCAGTCGGTTCACGGTGACCAGGTGCGTCTCGGCGTGCTCGACGGGCTGCCTGCTGTCCAGTTCGAACCCGGTCACGGCCAGCTCACCGGCGGCCGCCACCGCGAGCGACAGGGGGTGCACCCGGCCGTCGGCCGGTACCGGTCCGAGGAGCACCTGGTACGGCAGGCCGTAACGGTCCTCCAGCTCCACGGTGACCAGTGGGGCCATGCCGGACGGTGACGCCCGGTGCGGCGCGGAGGGCACGGCGATCCGCAGGTCGAACCGGATCTCCCTGCTGCCCTTCGGCAGCAGCAGCCCGGTCCGCGCGGTCTTCGGCGGTTCGAGCGCGCTGAGCAGCCGGTCCACCGGTTCGCCGGCGAGATCGTCGCGCATCAGCATCCGCTCGTCGGCGTGCGCGGTGTCGAGAGCGACCACGTCGGCCGTGCGGTCGCCGGACAGATCCACCTTCGTGCGGAACGCGGGCGCGGCCTCCCGCACCCCCGGCAGCTGTGCGTACGCCCCGGCCTTCGCCGGATCGCCGTTGACCCCGCCGACCATGCGCACCGACGTGCCGGTCCTGAAGTCGGCCTGGTCGCCCTGCGAACGGTCCCAGGACGCGCTCTGCCCGATCGCCAGCATCCCCATCGCGGCAGCCAGGACGAGCAGCAGCACCGGTCCGGCGCCGCGCAGCGGACGGCGGCTGAACTGCCAGCCGGCCAGCGCGGTGGACAGCCCCCGACCGCCTGCCGCACGACGTTCCGCCAGCCTGGCCGCGGGCGGCAGCAGCCGCAGCGTCAGTACGGTGCCCGCGAGCAGCAGCAGCGCGGGTGCGGCGACGAGCAGCGGATCGACGCCGAGATCGCCCTCCCGGTCACCGCTGAGCGCACCGCTGCCGGAGCTGCCGGTCTGCCGGTCGAGCTGCCAGTACGCCACCGCCGCGATCAGCAGCAGTCCGATGTCGGCGCCCGCGCGCACCGGGCCGGGCAGCGCGGTGGCCCGGCTGCGGCTGCGCCCGCCCGCGCTGGCGGCCAGCGCGGGGGCGACGACGGCCAGCGCACAGGCCAGCGCGACGGCGGCGGCCACCAGCCAGACGGTGCCGGTCGCGCCCGCGTCGAGCCGCAGCCCGAGCCGGGTCAGCTCGCTGCGGTCCGCCAGCAGCCGGGTCAGCGGCCCGGCCAGCAGCGGGGCGATGACGGCGGCGGGCAGCGCC from Streptomyces sp. NBC_01707 includes the following:
- a CDS encoding FtsX-like permease family protein, translated to MTGFVFLRVRAHRLLLAAAVLAVLLTTSVLAALTAFSGSIGDAALRHTLTHRSAASASLVISAQVEREQREAADATARKTARETFDGLAVTVRTLKSSGPYALPRSLQAPAARRGDPDLTRFASLDRSRVRLTAGRMPGAGSGKSGAPVEVALPSVAADVLKLKPGARLTLTDRLADGTRLPVLITGLYEAADQADPYWQLDELGGRGIRKVVFTTYGPLLTDPAVLDSGRISSGEMSWLAVADFRTVTTDRIHALHTASTRGPKALLASPEFKDGALAQTSLPTVLDQIDRALLVSRSTLMIVAVQLVLLAGYALLLVARLLSSERGGETDLLRARGGSRGRITSLAAIEALLLALPAAVIAPLLAGPLTRLLADRSELTRLGLRLDAGATGTVWLVAAAVALACALAVVAPALAASAGGRSRSRATALPGPVRAGADIGLLLIAAVAYWQLDRQTGSSGSGALSGDREGDLGVDPLLVAAPALLLLAGTVLTLRLLPPAARLAERRAAGGRGLSTALAGWQFSRRPLRGAGPVLLLVLAAAMGMLAIGQSASWDRSQGDQADFRTGTSVRMVGGVNGDPAKAGAYAQLPGVREAAPAFRTKVDLSGDRTADVVALDTAHADERMLMRDDLAGEPVDRLLSALEPPKTARTGLLLPKGSREIRFDLRIAVPSAPHRASPSGMAPLVTVELEDRYGLPYQVLLGPVPADGRVHPLSLAVAAAGELAVTGFELDSRQPVEHAETHLVTVNRLRTVTADGTEQPVPVPAGFDWQGALTTSLLNETQPGARVHATSSDRDPLTLRYDTGSVSVEDTGYGVPTLNLRAAAPHAEAQPLRGVATDAYLKATGAKPGQNVDVTLAGQTVRVKIVRTTRQLPTTGPGVATAAAAETSRLRDGGALLLDLRALGQVFADRPNAVLTATEWWLSTDPGQTGKVAAALRAQPDTDPAQVLVRDEVARDLLGDPLGAGPQSALLAVAVVAAALAAVGFAVSVVGSQRERSAEFAVLRALGAPRRAPARMIATEQGVLIAIALLVGFALGAVLTRAVVPLIVLTGQAAQPVPPVLVQLPAGQVAALLAGVAALPLLIVAAIALRRADPVTSLRHQGDN